The Nitrospira sp. DNA window CCGTCGCGAGGCTTGAGCGCGCCCTAGCAAGCGGCAAGCATTCACCGTCTGTGGCCACGCTGCGTAAGTATGTCAAAGCTTGCGGCAAACGCCTCGTGCTGAGAGTCGCATGAAGAGTCTTATCCATGCGCGGAAAAAACGGGGACATTCTAGATTTCTGGCGGTGGGGCGCGACGGGCAGGAGCCATCATTTCTTGGGTGAGGGAATCACGGTGGTCAGACCTCATGACGTGCCGAAACTCACATCATGAAAACTCAGTACTACGCAGCCACAAGCCTAGACGGATTCATTGCCACTGAAGATGACTCGCTGGAGTGGCTGTTCCCGCTCGGTGATCTGAATGATTCCAGCTATCCGGCATTCATCTCGGAAGTTGGCGCGTTGGCTATGGGGTCGGCGACCTACGAATGGATGCTGCGCAACGCACACAAGGTTGCGGCTGAGACTGGTTCGCCGTGGCCGTATACCCAGCCAGTCTGGATATTCTCTCGCCGCACGCTTCCACTCACTGACGGTGCAAACATCCGCTTCGTCAGTGGCGGTGTGCGCGAAGTCCATGCTGACATGCGAGCGGCCGCCGGCGGCAAAAATATCTGGATCGTTGGAGGCGGTGATCTCGCCGGTCAATTCTACGATGCCGGCCTTTTGGACGAACTCATCATCCAGATTGGCTCAGTCACGCTCGGCAAGGGGAAACCGCTCTTCCCTCGCAGGGTGCTCAGCCCGAATCTGCGCTTAGTATCGGTTCGTCAGATCGGGTCTGGTATGGCTGAGCTGCGCTATGACATACATAAAGGCGGCGCTGTCGATGCCGTCTAACAATTCATTTCAGCCGAAATCCAAAAGGCCTTGGGTTTACGATGGCTTCGGCGTGGGGATGATGGCAGCCTAGCGGGGCTTGGATCTTTTAGTAACGAACCCCACGGGGGAGAGTTTTCTCCCTCTGGGTAGTAGAAAAACAGCCAATTCTTCAGTAGACTTGCCCGTAGCGAAGGGTTGGTCTTCGTTCATGACGATGTGCTGGCGAGAGATCTGGTCGGGAGGCGTCTATCATGGCTGAACTTGTTGATCGTATCACCGTGAATCCTGAGCAGTGCGGAGGTCGGCCCTGCATTCGGGGGATGCGGATTCGAGTGATCGATGTACTCGATCTCCTGGCCGCTGGGCTGACACAGCAACAGGTGCTTGAAGAGTTGCCGGATCTCGTCGCGGAAGATATCTCTGCCTGCCTTCGCTTTGCCAGTAGCCGACTCAATCACCCGATCCTCGCTGCGTGAAGATCTGGCTCGACGCCCAGATTTCTCCTTTCATTGCGCCATGGCTGAGTTCAACTTTCGACATTGAGGCGATTGGACTCAAAGATGTGGGCTTGCGCGATGCGACGGATCGCACCATCTTTCTTGCCGCACGAAGGGCCAAGGCGGTTGTGCTGACGAAGGACCGTGACTTGGTCGATCTCGTGACCCAGCTTGGTCAGCCACCGCAAATTGTCTGGGTCACTTGCGGGAACACGTCAAACGCAAAACTGAAAGCGATCCTCACGCAGGCGTGGCCCTCAGCTCGAACCCTCATTGAGCGAGGTGAGGCTATCATCGAAATCAGCGACATAACGATCTGATGGCGCGACATGAGAAACAGAGATGTCAGACACCATTACCCCCGCCATATAAGTAAATCTCGCCTCTTGGGCGTCGGGTAGCAGATCGGTATGTTGTATCGTGTCGGTGCGGATCTAGTGTTGCTCGCGCACTTTCTCTTTGCTGCATTTGCAGTCTTCGGCGGACTGTTGGTGTTTTTCGATCACGCCTGGGCCTGGGTGCACATTCCCGTGGTGCTCTGGTCTTCAGTTGTGAATCTCATGAGCTGGACCTGCCCGTTGACCCCGATTGAGAATTCCCTCCGCACTCGCGCCGGTCAGCTCGGCTATTCGGGTGGCTTTGTACAACACTACATCGGACCCATTGTTTACCCGCGGGGCATGCCGCGACAGTTGGAACTCGTGGCAGGTGTGTCCATTGTGGCGGGCAATGCGCTGGTCTACGCAATCATTTTTGCGTGGGGCTGGCGTCGGGCATTCAATTGATAGAAACGCAGTGATGCCGTAGCTCGTTATTTCGCGTATACTCTTCTTCCCCAGGGGATGGAGTCCCCCGTATAACCGCCTCGGCCAGGCTGATGACTCCTACGCTACTACTGCCGTAGCCGTAGGATTGCCGCCAGCGTGGCGGCGCCCGGTTTGTACAACCAGGCCGAAACGGAGGACTCCCGAATGGAACCCATCTTCATCACTGCATCCTTGTGGCTTGCCCTCGCGGTTGTGTCCGCCCTCATTGCTTCTTCCCTGGGTCTTTCGATCGCGCTCGTTGAAATTTGTGTGGGTGTCGGTGCCGCCGCCGCCACCGGCTGGTTCGGCCTCGGCGATGTGCTTGCCGCCAATTCCGAGTGGGTGCGATTCCTCGCGGCCGCCGGCGCAGTCGTGCTGACGTTCCTGGCCGGTGCGGAATTAGACCCTGACGTGATCAAAACGAAGTTGATGGAAGTCAGCGTCGTCGGCTTGGCGGGGTTTCTGGCGCCATTTTTCGGTTGCGCCGCAGTCGCTTACTATTTGTTGGGATGGGATACGAATGCCAGTTGGCTCTGCGGTATTGCTCTCTCGACGACCTCCATGGCGGTGGTCTATGCCGTCATGTTGGAAACCGGCTTCAATAAGACGGAGTTCGGGAAGGGGATTCTCGGCTCCTGTTTCATCAATGACCTCGGAACCGTGATCGCCCTCGGCCTGCTCTTCGCGCCCTTCACCTACAAAACGGTTGTGTTCGTTGTGGGCAGCATTGTGGTGCTGGCGTGGTTGCCGTTCACGACGGCGTGGCTGACCAGGCATTATGCCCATCGCACCGCTGCAATCCGGACGAAATGGATCATGCTGATTCTCTTTGGATTGGGCGCGCTGGCTTTGTGGTCTGGGAGCGAAGCTGTGCTGCCGGCGTACCTTGTCGGCATGGTGTTGGCGGGAAGCGCTGCGAGAGATACGCATTGGATCCGCCGGTTGCGAACGCTGACGGTGGGGTTTCTCACACCCTTCTATTTCCTGCGCGCCGGGACGCTGGTGTCGCTGCCGGCGCTGCTTGCGGCGCCGCTGGTGTTCATTGCGTTGCTCCTGGGCAAAGTGGCGTCCAAGATTTTCGGCCTCTATCCGATTATCAGTGCCTTCCGGCAGGATCGCAACGAACGCTGGTACTACACGCTCCTGATGTCGACCGGCCTGACATTCGGGACCATCTCGTCTCTCTATGGATTAGCGCATGGCTTGGTGACCCAGGAGCAATATTCCTTTCTCGTGGCTGCCGTGATAGCGAGCGCGGTGGTCCCTACGCTCATCGCGGGTTGGTTTTTTGTGCCAACGCATTTGCTGCCCCCGATCGAGCATCCAGGGAAAACCACGCGGCATAGCAATGGCCTGAGCGACGAGGGCTAGTTCGAGTGAGGCGTGTAAACCGTTTTGCGGTAGGAGCCCTTGGCAGAAGCCATCGGCTTCCCGGTTGATCATAGAAACTCGTCAAACGTAGAATGCAAAAAACGGGGATAGTCCGGTCAGCTGGCCCGGCGACGTTGGGCTGTCACGGATACCTATGAGCCTGGACCATGGTGTTATGCGTCTCGCTGGCTTTATTGCACTGGTCGTATTGTCGCTCGCGGTTGCGGGCTACGCTCTCGCCGTCTATGGCTTCCTGCCTGTCGGGGCGCTGGTTCATCCTGACATGCGCGCCACCTTCGAAGCCCATCCCGTCGGCATTTATGCACATGTGTTCGGCGCGGCCGTCGCGCTGGCCCTGGGGCCGTTTCAGTTTTCATCGACGTTGCGCGACCGGCGGCCTGCTCTGCACCGCCGGCTCGGCCGGCTCTACCTTGCGATTGGTGTGCTGATCGGAGGGCTCTCGGGCCTGTTCATGGCGTTTCATGCGTTCGGCGGCCTTCCGTCCCGGTTAGGCTTCGCCTGTCTCGCTGTTGCTTGGCTGTACAGCGGCTCCCGTGCCTATTTCGCCGTTCGGGCCTGCGACTTCACGGCTCATCGCTGCTGGATGGTTCGAAACTTCGCGCTCACCTTCGCCGCCGTCACGCTGCGCTTGTACTTGCCTGCCTCCGTGGCTCTTGGGGCGGCGTTTGAAATCGTCTATCCGATCATCGCGTGGCTTTGCTGGCTGCCGAATCTTGTCGCCGCCGAGTGTCTCGTCAACCGTGCCACGCACCCTCTTATCGAGCGGCCCAATGCGGGGTTCAGGCCCTCGTCGGCCGCTCACAGCAAAGGTTAGCCAGACCCATGCCCATTCCCGGTTTCATTCAATCTCTCCGCTCCAAGGTCGGCACGGAATTGTTGCAGGTTTCCACCGTCGCCGTGTTTGCTTATGACGACAGCGGGCGTCTCTTGTTGATTCAGGAAAAGGCCTCAGGTTTGTGGGGCGCGCCGGGGGGCATCGTCGAGCCCCTTGAGTTGCTCGCCGATGCGGCGGTGCGGGAGACCTGGGAGGAAGCCGGAGTGTTTGTCGAGTTAACCCGCGTCCTCGGCGTCTTTGCCGGAGAACACTTTTCCGGCACCTACGACAACGGCGACCAGATAGCCTGTGTGTCGACCGTCTTTGCCGCGCGTCCGATCAGCGGCACGCCTCGCCCGGATCATGCTGAGACGGCCGATGCGCGGTTCTTTCTTCCCGACGAGATCGCGGCGCTGCCCTGTCAGCCGCATTTCCACGTGATTCGTCAGGCCCTGAGCCACGACCGATCCCAAGCCTACTTCAAGCCGGCCACCTGGCAGCTGTCAGGCCTGTAACAATTCGCCCGCCGACCTTCTGTCTTGACAGGTGATACCTGTGGAGGTAACACTTGCACATGGGTAAAGTTCGTCGAGGAGGGTATGTGTTCGTCACCTGGAAGAGCGATCACCCTCCCCGGCATGTCCATGTGTATCGGGACGGTGTCCTCATTGTGAAATGGGATCTGGATCGTGGACAACCGATGATCGGCAAGAGTACAAGGCGAGTGTGTACGCTGATTGAGGAATTGGAACGTGAGGGGGTTCTATGAAGATCCAAGCCGTGAGCCTGAATAATCGCAAAAAGGCATTCCAGGTCAAGACGTCGAAGCAGACATTCCAGCTTCCTTACTCAACGGTGGATCTGAAACCAAGTGCAGCTGATCCGATCATTCGGATTTTTGTCGACAAAGATCTGGGGAACGAGGGATTTACCTATGTCCTGAAGTCCGGCAAGGAAGGCACGGTTCATAGTGAGCAGGTGCTGGCCTACAACCAGGATCCTCGTTACCTGAGGGATGCCTTGCTGTATAAGCTGACGGTTGAAGCGCAGAAGCGGGTTGAGGCCAGTGCTTTGTCGAAGCGCGAGATCATCCGGCGTCTGGGAACCTCGGCCACGCAATTCTATCGGTTGCTCGATCAAACCAACTACAGCAAGTCGGTGGACCAACTTCTGTCGTTACTGCATGTGCTGGATTGCGATGTCGAGCTCTTGGTGCGAGGGAGGAGGACGCCAGGGAGAGCGGCCTAGCTCAGTGACGGGGGCAGAACGAAATTTACAGGGACATTCCGGTCGACTTTTTGAAATGTGTCAGCGAGCTAGGTCAAGCTAGGGACGTATAAATATTGTACGGGGTGCACATAATGCCGATTCCAGAGTTCATCAAATCCCTCCGCTCCAAGATCGGCACTGAGCTGCTGCAAGTTCCGACCGCGATGGTCTTTGCGTACGACGACCGCGGGCGACTCTTGCTGATTCAGGACAAGGACTCCGGCCGCTGGAGCGCGCCGAGCGGAATTATCGACCCGCATGAGTTGCCGTCCGATGCGGCGGTGCGGGAGGCGTGGGAGGAAGCCGGAGTGTTTGTGGAGCTGACCCACATCCTGGGCGTCTTTGCGGGTGAGCACTTCTCTAAGACCTACGACAACGGCGATCAGCTTGCCGCCGTCACGACGGTGTTCGCCGCGCGTGTCATTCGCGGGACGCCTCGTCCGGATCATGAAGAGACATCCGATGCGCGATTCTTCTCGCCGAGTGAGATCGACGCACTGCCTTGCTCCACGCATTTTCTCGTCATCCGCAAGGCCGTCAATCAGAACCAACCTCAGGCCTACTTCAAACCCGCCACCTGGCAGCCCGGCGGCCTCTAGCAGATTACAAAAATATTGTCCTCTGTCCCTGACGAATCGTTTCTCTATACACCCGCTACACAATTCGTCGCAGGCCTGGCACTCGCTGCATGAGCATGACGAGGCAGAATGTGATGGCGCAGGTCGCGAGGAAGGTGATCGGTACGTAGTAGGGGGGGCGAAGCAGGATCGGGACGGCGAGGAAGTACCCATAGCGCAGCAATTCCACCACGATGGGATGGGCCACGTAGACGCCGAGCGTGAGCGGTGCGAGCGTCTGTGCAATGGATTCTACTTTTGGAGAAATCGTCCCCTGCAGGATCAGCAGGAAGAGGCCGACGGCCATCACCATGTCGGTGGGGCTGAAATCCTCGTAGAAATAGAAGGCCCAGCGGTCGTCGTATCCGCGCGTCGAGACGAGAATGGCTGTCAGGAGCGTGGTGGTCGCAGCGGCGATCATGATCGCGAATGCGAGGCGCGACGGCCGCTCGATCCGGAGCCGCGCGCAATACCAGCCCGCCAGGTAATAGGTCAGATAGGGGACGAATATGGTGAAGGCGCTGGAGGCGAGAAAATCAAATAGATTAGCCCCCATCGCCAGCCCGGCCATGATCAGAATCAGGTCGCGCAACTGCGAGAGGCTGAAGGTGGCGAGCGCTTTCGCGAGAAAGGGTGTGACGAGATAGAGCCCGGCGATGAGAAACAGAAAGTATAAATGGATATAGGGCCTGCCGAGGACCATATCACGGCCGATAATCTCAATCGAGAGCGGCTCATGCCAGTAGAAGGCGCGCCAGGCGAAATAGATCGTCGGCCAGGCGATGAGGGCCGGCAATAACCGGCTCATGCGTTTGGCCCAGAAGGCGCCCGGGCCCGTATATTTTTGCGGGTCGAGCAACAGCGCACCGCTCAGCATGACGAAGACCGGGACGCACCAGCGGGTGGCGGCGTCGAGGGCATTGGAGAGGTGCCACTGCAGCGTGCCGAAGAGCTCGCGTTCCATCAC harbors:
- a CDS encoding dihydrofolate reductase family protein — encoded protein: MKTQYYAATSLDGFIATEDDSLEWLFPLGDLNDSSYPAFISEVGALAMGSATYEWMLRNAHKVAAETGSPWPYTQPVWIFSRRTLPLTDGANIRFVSGGVREVHADMRAAAGGKNIWIVGGGDLAGQFYDAGLLDELIIQIGSVTLGKGKPLFPRRVLSPNLRLVSVRQIGSGMAELRYDIHKGGAVDAV
- a CDS encoding DUF433 domain-containing protein, translated to MAELVDRITVNPEQCGGRPCIRGMRIRVIDVLDLLAAGLTQQQVLEELPDLVAEDISACLRFASSRLNHPILAA
- a CDS encoding DUF5615 family PIN-like protein: MKIWLDAQISPFIAPWLSSTFDIEAIGLKDVGLRDATDRTIFLAARRAKAVVLTKDRDLVDLVTQLGQPPQIVWVTCGNTSNAKLKAILTQAWPSARTLIERGEAIIEISDITI
- a CDS encoding DUF2784 domain-containing protein, encoding MLYRVGADLVLLAHFLFAAFAVFGGLLVFFDHAWAWVHIPVVLWSSVVNLMSWTCPLTPIENSLRTRAGQLGYSGGFVQHYIGPIVYPRGMPRQLELVAGVSIVAGNALVYAIIFAWGWRRAFN
- a CDS encoding cation:proton antiporter; the protein is MEPIFITASLWLALAVVSALIASSLGLSIALVEICVGVGAAAATGWFGLGDVLAANSEWVRFLAAAGAVVLTFLAGAELDPDVIKTKLMEVSVVGLAGFLAPFFGCAAVAYYLLGWDTNASWLCGIALSTTSMAVVYAVMLETGFNKTEFGKGILGSCFINDLGTVIALGLLFAPFTYKTVVFVVGSIVVLAWLPFTTAWLTRHYAHRTAAIRTKWIMLILFGLGALALWSGSEAVLPAYLVGMVLAGSAARDTHWIRRLRTLTVGFLTPFYFLRAGTLVSLPALLAAPLVFIALLLGKVASKIFGLYPIISAFRQDRNERWYYTLLMSTGLTFGTISSLYGLAHGLVTQEQYSFLVAAVIASAVVPTLIAGWFFVPTHLLPPIEHPGKTTRHSNGLSDEG
- a CDS encoding DUF2306 domain-containing protein, with the protein product MSLDHGVMRLAGFIALVVLSLAVAGYALAVYGFLPVGALVHPDMRATFEAHPVGIYAHVFGAAVALALGPFQFSSTLRDRRPALHRRLGRLYLAIGVLIGGLSGLFMAFHAFGGLPSRLGFACLAVAWLYSGSRAYFAVRACDFTAHRCWMVRNFALTFAAVTLRLYLPASVALGAAFEIVYPIIAWLCWLPNLVAAECLVNRATHPLIERPNAGFRPSSAAHSKG
- a CDS encoding NUDIX domain-containing protein; translation: MPIPGFIQSLRSKVGTELLQVSTVAVFAYDDSGRLLLIQEKASGLWGAPGGIVEPLELLADAAVRETWEEAGVFVELTRVLGVFAGEHFSGTYDNGDQIACVSTVFAARPISGTPRPDHAETADARFFLPDEIAALPCQPHFHVIRQALSHDRSQAYFKPATWQLSGL
- a CDS encoding NUDIX domain-containing protein; protein product: MPIPEFIKSLRSKIGTELLQVPTAMVFAYDDRGRLLLIQDKDSGRWSAPSGIIDPHELPSDAAVREAWEEAGVFVELTHILGVFAGEHFSKTYDNGDQLAAVTTVFAARVIRGTPRPDHEETSDARFFSPSEIDALPCSTHFLVIRKAVNQNQPQAYFKPATWQPGGL
- a CDS encoding acyltransferase family protein, producing MPQTSATPLSSGEASTRSTQPDRRSARYDVLRVGACLAVILLHLAATIVMERELFGTLQWHLSNALDAATRWCVPVFVMLSGALLLDPQKYTGPGAFWAKRMSRLLPALIAWPTIYFAWRAFYWHEPLSIEIIGRDMVLGRPYIHLYFLFLIAGLYLVTPFLAKALATFSLSQLRDLILIMAGLAMGANLFDFLASSAFTIFVPYLTYYLAGWYCARLRIERPSRLAFAIMIAAATTTLLTAILVSTRGYDDRWAFYFYEDFSPTDMVMAVGLFLLILQGTISPKVESIAQTLAPLTLGVYVAHPIVVELLRYGYFLAVPILLRPPYYVPITFLATCAITFCLVMLMQRVPGLRRIV